Proteins found in one Nitrosopumilus maritimus SCM1 genomic segment:
- a CDS encoding metal ABC transporter ATP-binding protein, which produces MLKAVEISNLSVQYPDVKALDDVSFVVNQGNFLGIIGPNGAGKSTLFDCMLGLNTKYKGEIKFFDKDIRISKNYLKEIGYVPQKPIFEKNFPATVTDVVRMGLRNESDENKINEILQQLWIHELRNRRIGELSGGQLQRVFIAKALVNNPKLLILDEPITGIDQQSIELFYSILRELNSKQKITIIWSSHDLDAVNQLANHVACLNRTLFFHGESEKFFSDDELVKQYSEASMQEHMHHH; this is translated from the coding sequence GTGTTGAAAGCAGTTGAAATAAGTAACCTTTCAGTTCAATATCCTGACGTAAAAGCTCTTGATGATGTCAGTTTTGTGGTTAATCAAGGTAATTTTCTAGGCATAATTGGCCCAAATGGCGCTGGAAAATCCACTCTTTTTGATTGCATGCTTGGTCTCAATACAAAGTACAAAGGTGAAATCAAATTTTTTGATAAGGATATCAGAATTTCAAAAAATTATCTTAAAGAAATTGGATATGTTCCCCAAAAACCAATTTTTGAAAAAAATTTTCCGGCAACTGTTACTGATGTTGTTAGGATGGGACTGAGAAATGAATCTGATGAAAATAAAATTAATGAAATTTTGCAACAATTGTGGATACATGAACTCCGAAATAGAAGAATAGGAGAATTATCAGGAGGACAACTACAACGAGTCTTTATTGCAAAAGCTTTGGTAAATAATCCAAAACTTTTGATTTTAGATGAACCGATTACAGGAATTGATCAGCAAAGTATAGAATTATTCTACAGTATCTTACGTGAACTAAACTCTAAACAAAAAATTACAATCATTTGGTCTTCTCATGATTTGGATGCAGTAAACCAACTAGCTAATCATGTTGCTTGTCTTAACAGAACGTTATTCTTCCATGGAGAATCTGAAAAATTCTTCTCTGATGATGAGCTTGTCAAACAGTATTCTGAAGCATCTATGCAGGAGCATATGCATCATCATTAA